One region of Erythrolamprus reginae isolate rEryReg1 chromosome 8, rEryReg1.hap1, whole genome shotgun sequence genomic DNA includes:
- the MYMK gene encoding protein myomaker, with translation MGSLAAKFLLPTVSSLVFLPTISIAAKRQFHMEAMVYFFTMFFVLVCHACEGPGLTFLCFMKYDLLQYFSIFGTALSMWVSLIALAEFDEPKRSTLVMFGVLTIAVRIYQDRWGYGVYSGPIGTAVLIITVKWLQKMKEKKGLYPDKSVYTQQVGPGFCFGALAVMLRFFFEDWDYTYVHSFYHCALAMSFVLLLPKVNKKAGQGGAPAKLDCSTLCVCV, from the exons ATGGGCTCTTTAGCTGCCAAGTTCCTCCTGCCCACCGTCAGCAGCCTGGTTTTCCTCCCCACCATCAGCATCGCAGCCAAGAGGCAGTTCCACATGGAGGCCATGGTCTACTTCTTCACCATGTTCTTTGTCTTG GTCTGCCATGCTTGTGAAGGCCCCGGGCTCACCTTCCTTTGTTTCATGAAGTACGATCTGCTGCAATATTTCAGCATCTTTGGAACCGCCTTATCCATGTGGGTCTCACTGATTG CTCTGGCAGAGTTTGACGAACCCAAACGATCAACTTTGGTGATGTTTGGAGTGCTTACCATAGCTGTCAGGATCTACCAGGACCGATGGGGATATGGTGTCTACTCTGGACCGATTGGCACAGCAGTTCTCATCATAACGGTCAAATGG cTGCAAAagatgaaggagaagaaagggCTTTATCCAGATAAGAGCGTCTACACGCAGCAGGTCGGGCCCGGTTTCTGCTTTGGGGCCTTGGCTGTAATGCTGAGGTTTTTCTTTGAG GACTGGGATTACACCTATGTACATAGCTTCTACCACTGTGCTCTGGCCATGTCTTTTGTCCTCCTGCTGCCCAAAGTCAACAAGAAAGCCGGCCAAGGAGGAGCCCCTGCGAAATTGGACTGCTCTACTCTCTGCGTCTGCGTGTGA